The Stomatobaculum sp. F0698 genomic sequence ATCGACGAGATCGATGCGATCGGAAAGAGCCGTGATTCGCGCTACGGCGGCGGCAACGACGAGCGGGAGCAGACTCTGAACCAGCTGCTCTCGGAGATGGATGGTTTTGATTCTTCCAAGGGTCTCCTGGTGCTCGGTGCAACCAACCGACCGGAGATTTTGGACCCCGCACTGCTGCGCCCGGGTCGCTTTGACCGCCGCGTCATTGTGGAGAGGCCGGACTTAAAAGGCAGAATCGAGATTCTCAAGGTGCACGCGAAGGATGTGCTTCTCGATGACACGGTGGATTTCGATGCCATCGGTCTTGCGACCAGCGGCGCGGTGGGCTCCGAGCTCGCCAATATGGTGAACGAGGCGGCCATCCTTGCGGTCAAGAACGGGCGCAAGGCAGTGAGCCAGAAGGATCTCTTTGAGTCGGTCGAGGTGGTGCTGGTCGGTAAGGAGAAGAAGGACCGCGTGATGAACCAGAAGGAGAGACGCATTGTCTCCTATCACGAGGTGGGGCATGCGCTGATCTCCGCACTCCAGAAGAACACGGAGCCGGTGCAGAAGATTACGATTGTGCCGCGCACCATGGGCGCCCTCGGCTATGTCATGTACGTGCCCGAGGAGGAGACCTATCTCATGTCGAAGCGCGAGCTCGAGGAGAGACTGGTTTCGATGCTCGGCGGCAGAGCCGCGGAAGAGCTGGTCTTCGGTGATGTCACGACCGGCGCGCAGAACGACATTGAGCAGGCGACCAACATCGCAAAGTCGATGGTGACCCTCTACGGCATGAGCGAGAGCTTCGGCCTCATGGGACTCGCAAAGATTGAGAACCAGTACCTCTCCGGCCGCAGTGTGATGGATTGCTCCGATCAGACGGCGGCACAGGTGGACAAGGAAGTGGAGCGCATTCTGAAGGCGGCGTATCAGACCGCCCTCGGCCTGCTCCGCGAGAACCGCATGGTGCTGGATCAGATTGCGGACTTCTTGATTAACCGAGAGACCATCACCGGCAAGGAGTTCATGCAGATTTTGCGTAAGGTGAAGAACCTGCCGACCCCGCTCTCCGAGCAGGAGCCCATCCTGATCTGAGGCGGATCGCAAAATAAAAAGCCCGGAAACATTTGCGTGAGCGCGCGTGTTTCCGGGTTTTTTGTTCGTCCGGGGGATTGTCTTTCAAATAAAATGTTTGTTTGGAGGAAAATGTCATGAAGCATGCCGGCTGTCCTTCTTGTGGGAGGGCCTTGTATGAAATTTTACAACGCGGCCTACATGCGGATAAAAGCAAGGGGACACCCGACGGGTGTCCCCTTCTGTAGGAGAAGAAGTTCTCAGTGATAGATTTTCTTGTTCTCGTAGCGCGGCTCGCTGGTCAGTTGGAGACCCAGTTTATTCATGATGCGGATATCCACCTCGGAGAGCATGACGGAAGTGTGCACCTGGCAGCCGCGAAGTTTTTTCAGCTGCTCGAGGGCGTGCGCCGCATTCGGATCGCTCGCCGCGTTCATGGAGAGCGCAATCAGAATCTCGTCGGTGTGAAGGCGCGGGTTCTTTGAGCCGAGATACTTGACCTTTAAGGTCTGCACCGGCTCAATGACGGTCGGAGAGATGAGCTTAATCTCATCCGGGATATCGCCGAGCGTTTTCACGGCATTTAAGAGCACGGCTGCACTCGCGCCGAGGAGCTCGGAGGTTTTGCCGGTCACAATGCGGCCGTCCGGCAGTTCCAGGGCAGCCGCCGGCGCGCCGGTGACTTCTGCCTTGAGGAGGGCCGCATGCACAACAGGACGATTGCTTGCGGTGACACCGGCCTGCTTCATCAGGAACTCAATCTTGGTGACCTCGGACTTCTCGGCATCGCCCTCCACGAGGCGATTCATGCCGGTGTACCAGCGGCGAATGATTTCCTGGCGGCCCGCTTCGCGGCAGGCTTCATCGTCCACAATGCAATTGCCTGCCATGTTAACGCCCATATCGGTCGGAGACTTGTAGGGGCAGCTGCCGTAGATGCCCTCAAACATGGCCGAGAGCACGGGGAAAATCTCCACGTCACGGTTGTAGTTGACGGTCGTCACGCCGTAGGCTTCCAGATGGAAGGGGTCTATCATGTTGACATCGTTTAAGTCTGCGGTCGCAGCCTCGTAGGCGAGATTTACCGGGTGATTCAGCGGGAGGTTCCAAACCGGGAAGGTCTCGAACTTTGCATAGCCCGCCTTGATGCCGCGGCGATTCTCGTGGTAGAGCTGGGAGAGACAGGTTGCCATCTTGCCGCTGCCCGGGCCGGGAGCGGTCACAATGACCAGCGGTCTCGTGGTTTCGATGTACTCGTTTCTGCCGTAGCCGTTCTCACTTACAATGAAGGGAATGTCGGCCGGATAGCCGTCAATCGAGTAGTGGCGATACACCTTGACGCCCATGGACTGGAGCTTTGTCTTGAATTGATCCGCTGCGGGGGTATAGCGGGTGATGACAACGGAGCCGACGTAGAGACCGGAGTCCCGGAAGGCCTGAATGAGGCGGAGCACATCGACATCGTAGGTGATGCCGAGATCGCCGCGAATCTTATTTTTTTCAATATCCGCCGCGGAGATGGCGATTACGATTTCCGCCTGATCCGCGAGCTGCAGCAACATGCGAAGCTTGCTGTCCGGCTGAAAGCCCGGGAGAACGCGGGAAGCGTGGTAGTCGTCGAAGAGTTTGCCGCCGAATTCCAAATAGAGTTTGTCTCCGAACTTGGAAATGCGCTCGCGAATGTGCTCGGACTGCATCTTGAGGTATTTTTCGTTGTCAAAACCGATTTTCATATCCACTCCTTTGCGCGAGGCCGCCCGGCCCTGTGTCGGGTGACATCATACACGCACGAGATTGTATCATAGCTCCGAGAAAATGTGGTATACTTTTCGCTATGAATACGCAAGCGTGCCCAATGCCGGGGGCCTTTTACCGGCAGAGCGAAAAGAAGCTGTATCAGGTTCGCTGCCTCGCAATCGATGCGGAGAGCGGCGAGTCCCTTGTCATTTGTCAGGCCTTGTTCGGAGACTTTCGACTCGAGGCGTATCGGGAATCGCGTTTTGCCGAGCTCTTTCAGCCGACGGAAGTGCCGTGCGCGGAGACCTCTGCGTGCACTTGCGACACACCGGGATCCGTTGCCGAGACCGAGGCCTCCGCAGGAGAGCAGGGCGAGGTCGAGGCAGCAGCGGAAGAACCGTGCGAAGCCAAGGCGGAAAAACGTCAGCCCATTCCGGAGCCCGCGCCGGAAGAGCGGGATCGACTGTTCCTGCATTTCCTGGAACTGCAGAGTCCGCACGAGCGCCGCATTTTCCTCGAAGAAGAGAGAGACAATCTGAGCGTGCGTGACATTGCGCGGATTGCGACCTCGCTGGAGCTTGAGGACAGCGGGGAGCCGGAGGATCAGCTTCGGAACGCCTTTGCGGCACTGCGCCTGCAGGAGCGCTACGAAAAAGAGCGCGGCCATCGCCATGTTTGACATCGCCGAGGAGCTGAAGAAGCTCCCGCCGAGCCCGGGTGTATACATCATGCACGACAAGCGGGATGAAATCATCTATGTCGGCAAGGCAATCTCGCTTCGGAACCGCGTGCGGCAGTACTTCCAGTCTTCGCGGGGCAAGAGCCCGAAAATCATGCAGATGGTGAGCCGCATTGCCCGCTTCGAGTACATCGTGACGGACTCGGAGCTCGAGGCCCTGGTGCTTGAAAATAACCTCATTAAGGAAAACCGCCCGCGCTACAACACCATGCTGCGGGACGATAAAACCTATCCCTATATCAAGGTGACGGTGCGGGAGGCCTTCCCGCGCATTTTCATGACGCGGCAGATGAAGAAGGACAAGGCAAAGTACTTCGGTCCCTTCAGCTCCGCGCAGTCGGTGCGAAAAACCCTGGACTTCATGTATCGGGCGTTTCAGCTCCGGGACTGTAAACGGGTGCTGCCGCGGGACATCGGCAAGGAGAGACCCTGTCTCAACTACCACATTCACCAGTGCGGTGCGCCCTGTGCGGGCTATATGGGCGAGGCAGCCTACCGCGAAAATGTGGACGCCGCACTCGACTTTTTAAACGGTCGCTTTGCGCCTGTTGTGAAGAAGTTACAGGCGGAGATGGAGGCGGCGGCGGAGCAGATGGAGTTTGAGCGCGCCGCGGAAGTCAGGGATCTTCTCCGCAGCATAGAGCACATCGAACAGAGACAAAAGATTACCTCCGACGGCATGGAGGACAGGGACATCATTGCGCTGGGACGCGATGAGAGAGAGGCGGTTGTCCAGATTTTCTTTGTCCGCGAGGGCAGAATTGTGGGAAGAGAGCACCACTACCTCCACATTGCGATGGAGGACGAGAGCCGGGAATTACTTGAGAGTTTTGTGAAGCAGTTCTATGCGGGGACACCCTTTATCCCGCAGGAAATCTGGCTGCAGGAGGAGCTCTCGGATACGGCGCTCCTCACGGACTGGCTCTCCGCGAAGCGCGGTGCGCGCGTAAAGCTTGTGGTTCCGAAGAAGGGACAGAAGGAAAAGCTCATGGAGCTCGCGGCGCGGAACGCGGATATGATACTGGAAAAGGACAGACAGCGGCTCCAAATGGACGAGATTCGGAGCAAGGGCGCTGTCCGGGAAATCGAAGCGCTGATCGGCTTGCGGGACGTACACCGCATGGAAGCCTACGATATTTCGAACATCAGCGGTACGCTCTCGGTCGGCTCCATGGTTGTCTTCGAGGACGGCAAGCCGAAGAAGAGTGATTACCGCAAATTCCGCATTCAGACCGTTGTCGGGCCGAACGACTATGCTTCGCTCCGCGAGGTCCTGACGCGCCGTTTGCAGCGCAGTGTCGCGGCGGAGGACGGCAATTTCGTGAAGCTCCCGGACCTTATTTTGATGGACGGCGGCAGAGGGCAGGTCAACATTGCCCTCGAAGTAATCGAGCGTTTCAACCTACAAATCCCGGTCTGCGGCATGGTCAAGGACGACAGGCACAGGACGCGGGGCGTCTGGTTCGAGGGAAGGGAACTTCCGATTTCGGAGCGGAGCGAGGGCTTTAAGCTCATCACCCGCATTCAGGACGAGGCGCACCGCTTTGCCATTGAGTACCACCGCAGTCTCCGCTCCAAGGCGGAGGTGCACTCGGTGCTCGATGATATTCCGGGTGTCGGTGCCGTGCGGCGAAAGACGCTGCTCAGGCAGTACGGCGGCGTGGAGGGCATACGGGCGGCCTCGGTCGAGGAACTCAGCACACTTCCGAATTTCAACGCGCGGGTCGCGGAGGAAGTCTATCGATATTTTCATCGGGAAAGGAGTCAAGAAGATGCACGGCGTGACAGTGACGGAACTGATTCAGAGAAACCACTTTAAAAATCTGACCCCGGAGATCAACACGGACGAAATAATCATCTCCGCGCCGGATATCAACCGCCCGGCGCTCCCGCTGACCGGCTTTTTCGCGCACTTTGACAACGCGAGACTGCAGGTCATCGGCAATGCCGAGACCGAGTACATAGGCCTTATGGACGATGCGCGGCGGGAGCAGATTTTTGACTACATGTGCCGCTTCCGGGTGCCGGGTTTCATCTTCTCGCGGAATTTACAGCCGCATGAGACCGTCTTAAAGAAGTGCCACGAGTACGGCGTCCCCTGCATGGTGACCTCGCAGACCACGGCGGATTTGACCTCGGAGTTAATCCGCTGGTTAAAGACCAAACTCGCGCCCCAGCTTTCGATTCACGGCGTTTTGGTCGATGTCTACGGCGAGGGTGTTCTCATTATGGGAGATTCCGGTGTCGGAAAGAGTGAGGCTGCGCTTGAGCTCATTCGCCGCGGTCACCGTCTGGTCGCGGACGATGTCGTGGAGCTTCGCAAGGTCTCGGAAGTTGCGTTGGTGGGACGTGCGCCCGCGATTACCAAGCACTTCATTGAGCTCCGCGGCATCGGCATCATCGACGTGCGCGCGCTGTTCGGCGCAGAGTGCGTGAAGGATGTGCAGACCGTGGACCTGGTCATCAAGCTCGAGGACTGGGACCGCAGCAAGGACTACGACAGACTCGGCATGGAGGATCAGTACACGGAGATACTCGGCGTGCGCGTGGTCTGCAATACGCTGCCGATACGTCCGGGCCGAAACTTAGCGATTATCTGTGAGACCGCGGCCGTAAACCGCCGCCAGAAGA encodes the following:
- the ftsH gene encoding ATP-dependent zinc metalloprotease FtsH → MPLLLLLSVVFLIFNFIRPLSGGQGSVQSKEVSYSDFLRMVDDKIIVSAKIGNSVIRFDAKPEGQKYTSHYVTTRMDSDRDLPEKLYRAGAVVTRERFDIMSVLLSGAALFLPVIMIFGAMNFLMRRMGVGGGGGGFMGGVAKSNAKVYVQKETGVTFADVAGEDEAKESLTEIVDFLHNPERFREIGAKLPKGALLVGPPGTGKTLLAKAVAGEANVPFFSLSGSDFVEMYVGVGASRVRDLFRQAQEAAPCIIFIDEIDAIGKSRDSRYGGGNDEREQTLNQLLSEMDGFDSSKGLLVLGATNRPEILDPALLRPGRFDRRVIVERPDLKGRIEILKVHAKDVLLDDTVDFDAIGLATSGAVGSELANMVNEAAILAVKNGRKAVSQKDLFESVEVVLVGKEKKDRVMNQKERRIVSYHEVGHALISALQKNTEPVQKITIVPRTMGALGYVMYVPEEETYLMSKRELEERLVSMLGGRAAEELVFGDVTTGAQNDIEQATNIAKSMVTLYGMSESFGLMGLAKIENQYLSGRSVMDCSDQTAAQVDKEVERILKAAYQTALGLLRENRMVLDQIADFLINRETITGKEFMQILRKVKNLPTPLSEQEPILI
- a CDS encoding DUF1846 domain-containing protein, giving the protein MKIGFDNEKYLKMQSEHIRERISKFGDKLYLEFGGKLFDDYHASRVLPGFQPDSKLRMLLQLADQAEIVIAISAADIEKNKIRGDLGITYDVDVLRLIQAFRDSGLYVGSVVITRYTPAADQFKTKLQSMGVKVYRHYSIDGYPADIPFIVSENGYGRNEYIETTRPLVIVTAPGPGSGKMATCLSQLYHENRRGIKAGYAKFETFPVWNLPLNHPVNLAYEAATADLNDVNMIDPFHLEAYGVTTVNYNRDVEIFPVLSAMFEGIYGSCPYKSPTDMGVNMAGNCIVDDEACREAGRQEIIRRWYTGMNRLVEGDAEKSEVTKIEFLMKQAGVTASNRPVVHAALLKAEVTGAPAAALELPDGRIVTGKTSELLGASAAVLLNAVKTLGDIPDEIKLISPTVIEPVQTLKVKYLGSKNPRLHTDEILIALSMNAASDPNAAHALEQLKKLRGCQVHTSVMLSEVDIRIMNKLGLQLTSEPRYENKKIYH
- the uvrC gene encoding excinuclease ABC subunit UvrC — translated: MFDIAEELKKLPPSPGVYIMHDKRDEIIYVGKAISLRNRVRQYFQSSRGKSPKIMQMVSRIARFEYIVTDSELEALVLENNLIKENRPRYNTMLRDDKTYPYIKVTVREAFPRIFMTRQMKKDKAKYFGPFSSAQSVRKTLDFMYRAFQLRDCKRVLPRDIGKERPCLNYHIHQCGAPCAGYMGEAAYRENVDAALDFLNGRFAPVVKKLQAEMEAAAEQMEFERAAEVRDLLRSIEHIEQRQKITSDGMEDRDIIALGRDEREAVVQIFFVREGRIVGREHHYLHIAMEDESRELLESFVKQFYAGTPFIPQEIWLQEELSDTALLTDWLSAKRGARVKLVVPKKGQKEKLMELAARNADMILEKDRQRLQMDEIRSKGAVREIEALIGLRDVHRMEAYDISNISGTLSVGSMVVFEDGKPKKSDYRKFRIQTVVGPNDYASLREVLTRRLQRSVAAEDGNFVKLPDLILMDGGRGQVNIALEVIERFNLQIPVCGMVKDDRHRTRGVWFEGRELPISERSEGFKLITRIQDEAHRFAIEYHRSLRSKAEVHSVLDDIPGVGAVRRKTLLRQYGGVEGIRAASVEELSTLPNFNARVAEEVYRYFHRERSQEDARRDSDGTDSEKPL